In Janthinobacterium agaricidamnosum NBRC 102515 = DSM 9628, the DNA window CGATGATGCCATTAAGGCTATTAAGCGAGCTACTGAGGCATTTAAGAACTTTGGCTTTACCATACAAAGGTCGTCGGTTCAAATGAGTAATAAGTCTCCTATAGCGGTTCATGCGACGCCCCCGGCCGAAGGAGAGCGACGAGCCCTTCGAGGGTATGTCGGCCAGTATGAGAAAGCTGGCGCAGCCATTTACGCCGCGCTTGAGAGCGATCATCTGCGGTGGGTTGGCGTGGCTGACCGCAGCGCGGGTATCGCTGACGACTTGGTGCTCGGATTTGATGGGTTGGTGGTCGGCCATCAGTTCAAGACGTCCAAGTTTCCAGGCACTTTCACGGTCGAGACGATATTTACCGGGGCGGCCGGCCTGCTGAAGCCCCTGATCCATGCTTGGCAGTGTTTAAGCAAGGACAACCCTGATGCCCGCGTCGAGATCCGTCTGGTCGTGAATGACATTCCATCAGTCAACGACAAGCATGGCGACGCAACACCTTCCCACAGCGCAGCATTCTTGGATGAATTTGAACGTTTTCCCTATCGCTCTTTGCACGAATGGCGGCTCTCCAGCTGGAACCGCCTGGTAGGTCTGCTGCTACGCGCTTCAGGCTTGAGCGAAGCTGAGTTCGAACAGTTCCTGCACAGCCTGCGTGTTGTGCATGGCGCCGCGGCAGAGTTCGTTCAATCTCACAAGCTCAGCGCCGAACAGTCTCGACTGGCCTCGGAGATTGCCAGAACGCTGCCGAAGCTGGTCACTGACGCCAGAGACAAGGACAGGTGGTCCCGAGACGAACTCCTGTTGGAGCTCGGATGGCGGGATCCGACCAAGACACTGCACATCCATAGGTTTCCAGTGGGAGCCTACGTGCAGCGCAATCGTGACACTGAGATCTCCTTGCTGGAGGCGTTGCGTGCCGTCGACCAAGGCTACCTTTCACTCATAGGTCCGCCCGGCTCGGGCAAGTCGACCCTGCTACAGGTAGCGCTGGCCACAGAGCCGAACATCCGCTTGGTGCGATATCTAGCCTATGTGCCGGGCGCTGCTCAGGGCGTGGGACGGGGCGAGGCCGACAGTTTCTTAGAGGACGTCGACACGCAATTGCGCAACGGCGGCTTAATTGGCCTGCGTCTACGCGACAACTCGCTGCACGAGCGCCGGGAACAATTTGGCGCCCTCCTGAGGCAAGCTGGCGAACGCTACGAGCGCGATGGGGTACGCACCATCGTCGTCGTCGATGGACTCGACCACGTACCGCGGGAAGAGCGTCCGACACACTCCTTGCTGGGCGAGTTGCCGCTTCCTGCTGCCATCCCCACTGGAGTCACGTTCGTGCTTGGCACCCAACGCCTGGATCTCGCGCATCTGAAGCCAGCAGTAAAAGAGCAGGCTGAAAAGAGTGAGCGGCTAGTGCTAATGCGGCCTCTCGGTCGCGAAGCGGTTGCGCGAATGGCCGATGCACTTGGCCTTGATCCAGAGATTTCCCGCTTGGACGTGAGCAAACTCAGCCATGGACATCCGCTAGCGACTCGGTACCTGATCCAGGCTCTGTTGGACGCTGACGATGCGGGCCGTAATCATTTACTCGCCGGCGGGATGGCCTTCGATGGGGATATCGAGTCTGTCTACATGTCCGCTTGGCGTGAGATTTCTGGCGACAGCGATGCCATGGATGTGCTGGGTTTCATCGCCAGAGCCGAGGCGCCTATGCAGCTGCAGCTGTTGACCACGGTCGTGGCAGAGCGTGCGATAGAGCGGGCGCTGGTGGTTGCACGCCATCTGCTACGTGAAACATCGCAAGGATGGAGTGTGTTTCACAACAGTTTCCGACTGTTTGTGATCGCTCAGCCGCGGACACGTCTCGGCGGCATCGATGCTGAATACTCCAAACGCGTCTACCGCGATCTCGCTCAGTTGGCCAAGAGCGCGCCGCCAGAATCCTCGCAACGATGGCTTGAACTGCGATACCGCGCTCGCGCGGGTAACCAAGACGATGTGCTGACTTTGGCGACGCCTGATTGCTTCCGGCGGCAACTGGCAGCAGGCCGACAGATATCCGATATCCATACCGATATTCGCCTTTCATTATTTGCCGCCCACTCTACGCACGATGCGACCGTCTTAACGCGACTCTTGCTGTGTCGTGATGAAGTGGGCCGGCGCGAGACCGCGCTGGAGTATGCCGATCGGTTGCCTCTGGCAATGCTGGCTGCCGGCGACATCGATGCCGCCGTCTCCTTCGTGCAGGATTTTCCGACTAGAGGCTACGAAGTTGTAGATGCCCTTCTGGAACGCGGCGATTTCGACCGCGCGAAGGACCTGTTCGAGACCCTTGAGCCGCTGTCACAACTGCACACGTCGAAGTTCCAGCATCACGGTGACCGGCACAACGTCAAGGAGTTCGAGAAGTGGGCTCGGCGTGCCTTCCACTTCCGAGATTCTGAGCAGATCCAACAGTCGATTGACCACCTGGCCACCGAGGGCATGAGGCAGACGCCGGAGGCGGATTACGAAGAGACAATCGCCGATGTAAAACGATACCTTCGGCGAGAGGCCGCGGAGGCCATGCTTCAGCATAATGGGGCAGGCGCTGAAGAACTCTGTGACAAGCTCGGGGTCACTACAGAAGATAGGCCATCGGTGATGGTTCACGCCGGGCTCGCCTCACATGAACGTGGCAACTCTACGCAGGCTCTCGCTTTGTTCGATGCGGCCTATCAGCTGCCCGGATTTGACGAGGTTCCCAACAACCTGCGTCGTTCAGTGGCACTTGTTGCAGTGGCATTAGGCCGCCACGACCTCGCCTCAACCATGTTCGAGAAGCTGGTTGTACCCATGGTTTCAATGGGCGACGACGACACTGATGTCTCGGGACTGGTCGACTTGATAGGCGCGGTGATGCAGCACGCGAGGCTATGCACCTTGCTGGAGAAACCATTGCCGGATGCCACGCTGTCTAAACATCCATCCTGGCAGCCTTTCCAAGAATACGCCTCCAAAGTCGGCATGCTTCTTGCGCGCGTCGCGAAGAATCATTCTTCTGTGTCCGCCGGCGGCGTCCAGATGCTGGCCCGCAACGCAATGAGGTACGTGTTGCGACTCAGTGCGAATGGGGGCGGCGACTCCTATCGCATCCAACAAGCCATGAAGGCGGTGCCGGTGCTCGCTCAGGCCCTTCTCGAGGTCGCCGGCAAATGCGGCGAGTCGGAATACCGTGCTGTCCTTCGAGAGATATCAACTCTGAACGGCACCTGGTACCTCCGGCGGAGGTTGGCTGTCGCGGCGTATCGGATTGACGGAGACCGCGCAGCCGCAATGGCCCGGCTCGATGCTCTCGCGGGCGAGCTTCAGGAAGACACCCCAAGTGAGCAGCTTGACGGGTTGGCTGATTTGGCCATGTCCTTCGCTGCGGTCGGAGATGTTGAGCGCGCAAAGCTTGTGCTGGCCACCGTGCCCGAACAATGTCTCGGGTACGCGCTGCCCCCGAAGAAGGATCCGCAGTACGCCATTTGGCGGGACATCATGGTCCTTGCGAACGGCGTTGACCCGGGGCAACGGGCCCAGCGAGTCTCACTGCTCATGCGTCAGGTCGCAGGCATGACGGAGACGGAAGGGGCATCGGCAGCGCATCGTTTGACGATGTCGCTAATCGATGAGGCGATGCAGGTTGGTCCTCGCTTCGGATTCGACGTATCAAAGTCTCTTGCAGACTGGCAGTTGATCTCTTGGCCCAATCGCGTTGACTTGCTGATGATCGGGATGGTCCGTCGGCGGCCCGAGACCTTTATGGCCTGCGCTACGGTCTGGTGTGGGCTGTGCTTGCCGTTCTACATGGAGCCGTACTACCGTGACCCGTACCACATTGGCGACTTCATTGACGTCGCCGCTGACGCAGCAGGTCCTGGACAAATTGCCGAGCTAGCACAGTTGCTGCTGGACGCGATCGAAGTGGCCAGCCGAGCGCACGAGCGGCTCGCGCTGCTCCAACGCCTTCGTACAGCCGTCGCCAAGCATGGCTTGAGGTCCGCCAAGCTGGACGCCGCTGTGGAGCGCTGGTCGTCGGAAGCACCGGAACCCCGCCGTTCCTATTCGCCGAGCAAGTACGACTCTGAGTCGACTCTTGAGGAGCTCGAGCGCGCTTTCGAGGAGGACGGCGATGAGCTGAACTACAACGCCCCCTACCGCTTTGCGGAGCTGGCTGAGTCCGCGCCTCTCTATCTCGTCCAGCGAATGTATGAGCGCTGGGACAGCCTGCAGTCCGATGCGCGATGCCGTTTCATGCTGGTAAAGCGGCTTGCCGAGGCCGGTGACGTCGAATATGCGAGAAAGCTGGTGCTCGGCTACGAGCAAAGCAAAGATCCATGGAGTTCGTGGAGCCAGTGGATGGGCGGCGGCAAATTCCGCTATTTTGAGGCGCGACGGCTGCTCGACGGCGAGAGCATGCATCCTGCCGCATTTGAGAATCTTGTGGATTCGGTAATCGCCGGCCAGGAGAACACCCAGTCGTTGCTCACTGAGCTTGATTCCATCTTGCCGGTGATCAGTGCGGCTCCCGATTGGCCGGCCATCTGGTCGCTATTGGCAGAGCAGATGGCTTGCACGCGCGAGTTCCAACTCGGCAAACCTTTCGAGTCGGCCACACAGCCCCTCAGCGATGAGGAGGTCGTGGAGGAACTACTGCACTTTGCTCTGCGGCTGCCAGTCACCGAGATTCAACGACACGCACGAAACTGCGCTCTGAAGCTGGCTGTGCAGCCGGACCATGGCGAAGCGGTATTTGAACGAGTCATCCGACGTCTCCTCGGTGGCGACTTGGATGCGCCACTGCAAGCACTTCAGACCCTGCTTGTGGGCAAGCTCGACCGTCTCGCGCCCCTGCTTGGCCCCACCGTGGTCGCACTCGTAAGCCACAGGGATTTAGCGGTGGCGGAGGTTGCTGGGTTGCTGGCCAATCGTTGGGGTATTCCCGTCTCGGTGGATGCACAACCGCTGCCGCTTTTCTACAACCTCGAGCTCGATGGCCCACTGGAGGTAGACCGCGCGTTGATGGACGAAAGAACCGGTGCCATGCGCGTGGAGTCAGAACTCGGATGGACGCAAATGTTGCGCTCTACAGCGCAGGCGCTCGCGAAGGCGGCAGACGTTGACGAGCTGACGATCCGGCGGCGGGCTGCCATGTTCATCCAAAAATGGGGCGGGCTTGAAACGTTCGGGCCACGGGCGATCACGCGCCTTGAAGGTCAGTTGGGCGCACTTGACATGAAGGTCAAGTATCTGAAGCCCCATGCCTTGATTGGCGTGATAGCGCTTCGCCATGTGGCAGGAGAGCTTCGCCAAGCAGGCCTGCTGAAACCCGGTGACATGCCAACCCTCCTGGAGCGCCTGAATGCGCCAACGCCACCTCAACCTCTGTCGCTTTCGCAGGTGCGTCCTGCAGGTGTGCGCCGCCCACTCGTCGCGCGGGACGCCGGCTGGACAGAGGGGGAGAGAACATGGACTAAAGGTGTCGGGGATGACGTTGCCGTTTGGTCAGACCAGCGCGACGAGCATGTCGTGGCAGAGGTTTCACGATTCAAGATCTACAGGCCGCGGCAAGCAGAACTTCTAGTTCACCGTATTCGCGCCCCAGGAGCGTCCATCGATGATGAGACGTTTCATGACTGCTATCAGCAGTTGCCTGCCGCTGTCTGGATAGGCCGGATTGTGCCGCTCGACAACGAATCGGCGTCGACGCTCATCAGAAGGCTAGTCTGTTCAATCGAATTTGGCCTTGACTCGGCGACCTATCCCATAGTGCTCTGCCCTAACTGGTTGCGCCAACTCCAGTGGCGTGCGCAAACAGATGCCCCTGGCGTTTATATCGACGCCAGTGGAGCCATCGTCGCAAGAATTGTTTGGTGGCGCGACGCAGGGCCGGTGGATATCGATGACGATTCAATCTGGGGTGAGGGGTGCTATGTCGCGTTGACCAAAGCGGGTCTGGCCAAATTCAGGGCTACGCGGGGGGAAGTTGTCATCAATGTTTTCGCGAGCCGAGAGGTTCAGAAACCGCGCGACTACGGCGAGAGGTTCTTTGAGACGGCCAAGAATAGCTATTCAATCTGAGCTGCCAACCTGCCTTCGTTGTACAGTCGATGCTGTCCACTTGGCTCACCGCTGGAGTGGGCACGGAGGATCACAATGTTTCTGAGCAGCGCTCTGCACGATGCAGCTTGAGCCTCCGCTATCGCTTGCTGATTCAACCGGTCGATGCAAGATACTGTAGTAGTTTCACGCAGCTGAATTAATGAAAACGCCCCGCTACCCAAGCCACATGGAGATAGAAGTAAAGGGGTGAAGTGATGAATTAATAGGCGAACTAATCTAATGGTACCCAAGCTCAACGCTTCACATCTCCACGGCGCAACTCCTGCTCGGCCGATCTCGCGTCCGATCACGCTGAGTGCTTGCTGCGCAACGACTATCGAGTCTCGATCAAGCAGCAGTGATCGACTATGTTTTGACAGCGGACGACAGAAGCTTGCGCGACCGGCACTGCACCCGATCAGAAAAAATCATTGAAATCCATAAGGCAACCGAACCGCGTAAAGCGCAATATTGCAAAACAGTCATCTCGGCCGCCTCGACTAACTGNNNNNCACACACTTAATTAATTAAGTGTGTGNNNNNCTAACTGACAACCGTGTCTGCGGTCGACGCACGGGTCAGCGGAATGGTCTTGAACGATTCGCCGAGAAAGCCGAACTTCCGCGTAAAGAGCGAAGCAATTCGGGTGTCTGCCGTCGCAAAGAATATCTGCCGATTAGAGTTTACAACCAAGTCGCGCAGATAGTCGAGAAACGACAGCGCATTCAAGTC includes these proteins:
- a CDS encoding ATP-binding protein, which produces MADRSAGIADDLVLGFDGLVVGHQFKTSKFPGTFTVETIFTGAAGLLKPLIHAWQCLSKDNPDARVEIRLVVNDIPSVNDKHGDATPSHSAAFLDEFERFPYRSLHEWRLSSWNRLVGLLLRASGLSEAEFEQFLHSLRVVHGAAAEFVQSHKLSAEQSRLASEIARTLPKLVTDARDKDRWSRDELLLELGWRDPTKTLHIHRFPVGAYVQRNRDTEISLLEALRAVDQGYLSLIGPPGSGKSTLLQVALATEPNIRLVRYLAYVPGAAQGVGRGEADSFLEDVDTQLRNGGLIGLRLRDNSLHERREQFGALLRQAGERYERDGVRTIVVVDGLDHVPREERPTHSLLGELPLPAAIPTGVTFVLGTQRLDLAHLKPAVKEQAEKSERLVLMRPLGREAVARMADALGLDPEISRLDVSKLSHGHPLATRYLIQALLDADDAGRNHLLAGGMAFDGDIESVYMSAWREISGDSDAMDVLGFIARAEAPMQLQLLTTVVAERAIERALVVARHLLRETSQGWSVFHNSFRLFVIAQPRTRLGGIDAEYSKRVYRDLAQLAKSAPPESSQRWLELRYRARAGNQDDVLTLATPDCFRRQLAAGRQISDIHTDIRLSLFAAHSTHDATVLTRLLLCRDEVGRRETALEYADRLPLAMLAAGDIDAAVSFVQDFPTRGYEVVDALLERGDFDRAKDLFETLEPLSQLHTSKFQHHGDRHNVKEFEKWARRAFHFRDSEQIQQSIDHLATEGMRQTPEADYEETIADVKRYLRREAAEAMLQHNGAGAEELCDKLGVTTEDRPSVMVHAGLASHERGNSTQALALFDAAYQLPGFDEVPNNLRRSVALVAVALGRHDLASTMFEKLVVPMVSMGDDDTDVSGLVDLIGAVMQHARLCTLLEKPLPDATLSKHPSWQPFQEYASKVGMLLARVAKNHSSVSAGGVQMLARNAMRYVLRLSANGGGDSYRIQQAMKAVPVLAQALLEVAGKCGESEYRAVLREISTLNGTWYLRRRLAVAAYRIDGDRAAAMARLDALAGELQEDTPSEQLDGLADLAMSFAAVGDVERAKLVLATVPEQCLGYALPPKKDPQYAIWRDIMVLANGVDPGQRAQRVSLLMRQVAGMTETEGASAAHRLTMSLIDEAMQVGPRFGFDVSKSLADWQLISWPNRVDLLMIGMVRRRPETFMACATVWCGLCLPFYMEPYYRDPYHIGDFIDVAADAAGPGQIAELAQLLLDAIEVASRAHERLALLQRLRTAVAKHGLRSAKLDAAVERWSSEAPEPRRSYSPSKYDSESTLEELERAFEEDGDELNYNAPYRFAELAESAPLYLVQRMYERWDSLQSDARCRFMLVKRLAEAGDVEYARKLVLGYEQSKDPWSSWSQWMGGGKFRYFEARRLLDGESMHPAAFENLVDSVIAGQENTQSLLTELDSILPVISAAPDWPAIWSLLAEQMACTREFQLGKPFESATQPLSDEEVVEELLHFALRLPVTEIQRHARNCALKLAVQPDHGEAVFERVIRRLLGGDLDAPLQALQTLLVGKLDRLAPLLGPTVVALVSHRDLAVAEVAGLLANRWGIPVSVDAQPLPLFYNLELDGPLEVDRALMDERTGAMRVESELGWTQMLRSTAQALAKAADVDELTIRRRAAMFIQKWGGLETFGPRAITRLEGQLGALDMKVKYLKPHALIGVIALRHVAGELRQAGLLKPGDMPTLLERLNAPTPPQPLSLSQVRPAGVRRPLVARDAGWTEGERTWTKGVGDDVAVWSDQRDEHVVAEVSRFKIYRPRQAELLVHRIRAPGASIDDETFHDCYQQLPAAVWIGRIVPLDNESASTLIRRLVCSIEFGLDSATYPIVLCPNWLRQLQWRAQTDAPGVYIDASGAIVARIVWWRDAGPVDIDDDSIWGEGCYVALTKAGLAKFRATRGEVVINVFASREVQKPRDYGERFFETAKNSYSI